One genomic region from Gadus morhua chromosome 9, gadMor3.0, whole genome shotgun sequence encodes:
- the pnp6 gene encoding purine nucleoside phosphorylase 6, with protein sequence MENTSPASNRCSYEDYEATADWLRSKTAQRPKVAIICGSGLGGLAELLHNKVVFPYKDIPLFPQTTVMGHQGQLVFGTLEGQQCVCMQGRFHTYEGYDLKQVTYPVRVFSLLGVKTLILTNASGGLNSSYKVGDIMLIKDQINLPGLVGNNPLCGPNEDRFGERFLCMSDAYDPDLIALAQQTAEEQGIEEFMQKGVYCMVSGPTYESVTEGRALRTLGADTVGMSTALEVVVARHCGLRVLGFSLITNMVVTEYDSKQRANHAEVLETTRMRTQVLEGLVTKIVAKIR encoded by the exons ATGGAAAACACGTCGCCCGCGTCCAATCGGTGCAG TTACGAGGACTATGAGGCTACGGCCGACTGGCTGCGATCCAAGACAGCGCAGCGTCCTAAAGTGGCCATCATCTGTGGCTCTGGGCTGGGCGGACTGGCAGAGCTGCTGCACAACAAGGTCGTCTTCCCCTACAAAGACATCCCACTCTTCCCCCAAACCACCG TGATGGGCCATCAGGGTCAACTGGTGTTTGGGACCCTTGAGGGCCAacagtgtgtctgcatgcaggGGCGCTTCCACACCTACGAAGGCTATGACCTAAAACAG GTGACGTACCCCGTGCGTGTGTTCTCGCTGCTCGGCGTGAAGACGCTGATACTGACCAACGCGTCCGGGGGCCTCAACAGCAGCTACAAGGTGGGCGACATCATGCTGATCAAGGACCAAATCAACCTGCCGGGCCTGGTGGGGAACAACCCTCTGTGTGGCCCCAACGAAGACAG GTTTGGTGAGCGCTTCCTCTGCATGTCCGACGCTTACGACCCTGACCTGATCGCCTTGGCCCAGCAGACGGCCGAGGAGCAGGGCATCGAGGAGTTCATGCAGAAGGGGGTCTACTGCATGGTGAGCGGCCCCACCTACGAGAGTGTCACAGAGGGGAGGGCTCTGCGGACCCTGGGAGCCGACACAGTGG gAATGAGCACAgcgctggaggtggtggtggcccGCCACTGTGGCCTGCGTGTCCTGGGCTTCTCACTCATCACCAACATGGTGGTGACAGAGTACGACAGCAAGCAGAGGGCCAACCACGCGGAGGTGCTGGAGACCACTCGCATGCGCACCCAGGTCCTTGAAGGGCTTGTGACAAAAATTGTAGCCAAGATCCGGTAG